Below is a genomic region from Candidatus Aegiribacteria sp..
TTATCGATGAGTTTCGATGGGTTTTCAACATTGGCTCCCAGACCTGGAGTCTCCTGTTGATAGAGGATTGTTGTGCTGAAAATACTTCCATCAAGCTCCACTGCCACCATGGTCTGTACAGTACTTGAATAACCCTTTCCATAGGCGATGAATACGTAACCCACTCTTGAAGTATCGGGCGGTACGGAAACTTTCACGACATTCAGTGTATTGTCGCAGATCGTATATGGATTTTCAAGTCCGGCTATGAGAAGGGAATCAAAAGCCAGGCTGTCGCCGGGACTGAGATTTCCAGCTACTTCATTCATCGCGTTCTGTTTTTCCAGTTCTTTTTGTACAGCTATGATTGGTGCAGTCCTGCTGTTTACAAGCCCTAATGCCGCTGCCGCAACAAGGGCGACCAGCATCAGAACCAGACCGACTTTAAGCATCTCAGCCATTCTCTTTCACCTCCCCGAATTCCTTTGGCAGCGTATATCTATCGATCAGTGGCGTAAGCAGATTCATAAGCAGTATCGAGTATGAACATCCTTCCGGGTATCCACCCCATCTTCTTATCACCATAGTTATCAATCCTGCGCCAATGCCGAAGATAATTCTTCCCCTGGATGTCACCGGGGTTGTCACCATATCGGAAACCATGAAAATTCCCCCGAGCACGACTCCACCGGCAAGAACGTGGAAAAGAGGGTCTCCGTTGAACCAGCCGCTGCCACCGAACACCCAGGCAAAAACCGCCACGGTTCCAAGGTAACTGATGGGCAGTCTGAGTTCAAGAACCCCTCTCATGACAAGATAGATACCTCCAAGCAGAAGGAGGAGCACTGAAGTCTCTCCCAGACAGCCTCCCCTTCTCCCGATCAGAAGATTCATATATGTGGAGTTGTCGGATAGAGCACTGCGAATACTCGCAGCCTTTCTCTCAAGGTATTCAGCCTCTGCGGTATCCCCTTCCCGATGATAATTCTCAGCACTTGAATCCAGATCGAAAGATTGCTTGAGAATATTCAGGGGAGTGGCACCTGATATAGCATCCGCATCGGGAATTGAATTCCATTCTACCTGAACGATACCAGTTGTCTCCCACGTATTGTCAGCACTGCTTCTCCAGGCCTCCGGCGCAGTCCATCCGGCTGTCATGAGGATTGGAAAACTCGCCATGAGGAAAGCCCTTCCAAGCAGAGCAGGGTTCACGATATTTTGTCCAAGCCCCCCGAAAGCCTGTTTGCCAACCACTATGGCAAAAGCGGTACCTATTACCGGAAGCCAGAATGGAACCCCCGGCGGAAGGTTGTAAGCAAGCAGCATGCCTGTTACAATTGCACTGCCGTCCAGTGCGAAATTGACAGGTCTCTTCATGAATTTCAGGCATAGATACTCTGACAGTACTGCGGCTGCGGCACTGATAAATACGATCAGCAACGCTCTGGGCCCGAAGAACCAGGTTGCGGCAGCAAGCGCTGGAAGAAGCGCAATAATCACATCGAACATTACTTTCCTTGTAGTCTGAGCTGAACCCACATGGGGTGACATCGCCAGCTCAAATCGTCTGGTCTGTGCCATTTACGCCTCCTTTCCCCTGT
It encodes:
- a CDS encoding RnfABCDGE type electron transport complex subunit D, with translation MSPHVGSAQTTRKVMFDVIIALLPALAAATWFFGPRALLIVFISAAAAVLSEYLCLKFMKRPVNFALDGSAIVTGMLLAYNLPPGVPFWLPVIGTAFAIVVGKQAFGGLGQNIVNPALLGRAFLMASFPILMTAGWTAPEAWRSSADNTWETTGIVQVEWNSIPDADAISGATPLNILKQSFDLDSSAENYHREGDTAEAEYLERKAASIRSALSDNSTYMNLLIGRRGGCLGETSVLLLLLGGIYLVMRGVLELRLPISYLGTVAVFAWVFGGSGWFNGDPLFHVLAGGVVLGGIFMVSDMVTTPVTSRGRIIFGIGAGLITMVIRRWGGYPEGCSYSILLMNLLTPLIDRYTLPKEFGEVKENG
- a CDS encoding RnfABCDGE type electron transport complex subunit G, which encodes MAEMLKVGLVLMLVALVAAAALGLVNSRTAPIIAVQKELEKQNAMNEVAGNLSPGDSLAFDSLLIAGLENPYTICDNTLNVVKVSVPPDTSRVGYVFIAYGKGYSSTVQTMVAVELDGSIFSTTILYQQETPGLGANVENPSKLIDKFTGLTASGCLLTKDGGGIDAMTGCTITSRAVTNSVRTGLEAMSEAGLFNSADGAAQPVGEGGAE